The DNA segment GAAATCGTCGTGGTCACCGGTTTTCGGTCCGACCGCATCGAGGCCGAACTTCGCGCGATCGGGGCCGACGCCGCCTTTAATCCGGAATTCGAGAAGGGCATGCATCGCTCCATCCGACGGGGCCTGCGAGCGCTGCGGCCGGGCTGGAGCGGGGCGCTCATCGCCCACGTCGATCAGCCGCAGCTGGAACCCTCCGACTATGCAAAGATCGTCCGCGCGTTTCAGAATTCCGCCCGGTCGCTCGCCCGGCCGTGTTTCGAAGGCCGGCCGGGGACCCCGGCCATTCTGGGCTTCGAGCATCTGGAGGAAATCGAGGCCGAACCGGACGCCGATCGCGGATGCGCCTATCTCTTCGAGCGGCATCCGCGGGACGTGCTTTCCGTTGAGATGGACAACCCGAACTGCACGAAGGACTTCGACGCCTATCCGTGAACCCGCCCGGCGGGCGCCGTCCCCA comes from the Nitrospiria bacterium genome and includes:
- a CDS encoding nucleotidyltransferase family protein, giving the protein MKPVSAILLAAGKGSRAGGFKPLLPWNGESFLSKVFRSMKEAGLFGEIVVVTGFRSDRIEAELRAIGADAAFNPEFEKGMHRSIRRGLRALRPGWSGALIAHVDQPQLEPSDYAKIVRAFQNSARSLARPCFEGRPGTPAILGFEHLEEIEAEPDADRGCAYLFERHPRDVLSVEMDNPNCTKDFDAYP